The genomic window TATGTGCTCGATTTTCCTCTTCGTGGCCTCTATCTTGCAAAGACGATTGATGGCAATTTCAGACAAGCCAAGTATGTATACAACATCATATCACACCAAACATCCTTCATTTTCCTGTGTTATCTTTCAAGTCACTTCAAGCTGTTCTCTTTTCAAACATTTtgatgatgattattattattttcttttcagaGATGGAAAACTGGACAGCTATGAAAGAAAGGGACCCTGAGGCAGAGCCACTAAATGATTGAGAGTGATGTTTGGGCTACATACAGGGTCACCAAGGATTTTCTTGGTAGGTAGAAAGCAACAACATAACTCATTTCCCTTTTAGAGATGCAATTGCTACTTGATACAGATTGGAGGGTTTGTATTTTGATTTCATGGTAAAAGAGGTAAAAATACAGTGTATAAGAAAATAGGGGTCTACCCAATAAAGAAGATATGAGTTATATAATAGGTCATTATCGACTATtcatgatttgtttttttttggctGTCAGTAGTTcagcattaaaaataattaaccaagtTTCAAAATCTTTCtgattttgatattattctttttttctaGAGTGCTTCATAATTCTTAATGGGTACgtggtttagatttttttttaacataaaggGTAAGGGTAGTCTTTGTCCAGAAATTGAATATGATGTCAATCGAAGACTTGATTTTATGTTTAAGTTGATTAATATAATCACTGATTTCAGAATCTAACTGTTTGGATAGATTGGTtggataaaaaatcataaaatatcgGTTCAGAATAAGAGTTGGAATGGTTAACTTGTGAATCGAGTACTCGATTGGTCGGAtcgattgaattgaaaattaaattagtttaatttttttcttttaaatattttaaataatttattcaattaattgaATAAACTCCATCAGATTATTTTAGatataattagttttttaaaatttctctTCTTTTGATGAGTAGGTGAAAATGGttttatttccaaagtcataatacGAACTAAATTATTCCATGCAGAAAGAAAGAGAACATTAGAAATGCCATCTATTTACTCGATTCACTCAAAGCAATGTCTAGTTTTAAGCCGGACAAGATATTCTCGCTCGGCTAGACGTGATAAAGCCTGttatatttaatcattattattcaTGATAATTAatctaatatattaattaatatgattCTGACtatcattaataattaattaatattacatgaatatgttgaatccaaaattttattgtatatataaataaaataaaataaaatttaatgtcaattttgttatataataaataataattttgttagTTTAAAAGTGTTTCTAATTTGTATTAATGTgttatatataacaaaattgaaattcactctaaatttggacttttatttcttatcaattttatttttttaccaatATTAAAAATACATGATGGAGGTTTGAGATTTGTATTAATTCTTTTTCCTTGAAAAAGGGGTATTTATAAGAGGAGGGCTTGATGTGGGCAACTCTATCATTATCACTTCTTTAATAATCTGGATATACGTAGGTGAGCTTAAGAAACCGAAAAGATTAAAAAGATTAGATCTGATGTAATAACTATCCTTGGTGACGATGCTCGTGCACGTTAATTTAATAATGCATAAACTAAATCGCAGATGAAAGTACTGACTATCGCCACCACAAAAATTTAGAATTCTTAACTAAATACCAAACCGAGCAGCAATCAAGATAcaataataattcattttctataaaaaagaaagaaagaaagattcaaTAAATCACATAAATTAGATCCTTCATCCAATCCATGACGATTACAAGTATACGAAAACTTGTCCTCTCAGGTACTTTGGGTCGACGACCCCCCTAAAATTTTGTGTACATTATCCAAAATTACAAATATCCATTACTTTTCATGGTCTTTTGCTAGTTTCTACAATGACTCTGCAAAGCTCCatgattttttcttaaaagcCGCTCAAAGCAGGCTTTTCTTTATCTATTGCTTTCATTCTTAGGAAGTAGTGACAAAGCAGATTGAAGTGAGTTCCCTAACTTGTCTCTCAAGCTTGAAACTGTGTTCTTCAATGGTTCGTAACAACTCGTTTCATCAATCTTGTTGTGTTCTTGTACCTGGAATTGTCTCTCCAAGTATCTTCTAAGACTTGCCTCTGCAATGTTGATGAGTCTAAATGAAGCATTTGTGTGCATGAATTTTGTGATCATAAATCCTGCTAGAATCAGCTGATCTGCCTTAACGAGCTCCAATATGAATGTGGGGAACAAGATTCTTGCAAATAGAAACAAGATGTCTCCCTTGGTGTTTCCATGTTCATTGCTTCCTTCCTTTCTAAGCTTTGGCAATTGTGCTTCTTGGAACTGATGAGAGAAATTGCCTACTAAATAGCAGACATAGGAGAAAATAGTGCCGAAGGAAGATTTGTTGATGACAGTTGATAAAATCCCTGAGGAGAGGATTAGCGTTAAGAACTCGTGGTCGTTGGCAATGTCAGAAGTACCTTGTTTCATCTTGTTTTCGAGTGCAGTCAAAGACTCCACCTGCAACCCGTCATAAGGAAGTAAAAGCATCATCTTTGAAGCCATGAAACAATCCATTCCGAGTACGATGTCATTCAAGTTCCTTGCATCGCCTTCATCAAGTAATACTCCACCGGGTTTTGATATGGATTGGTCAATCAGCTTTAAGACATCTTTAACTCGAGATGCTTTAATAAGGAGCTTGAAAATCTCTGTCCAAGACTCGTGTAAAGGATGGATCAAAAGCGAatcccctttcttttctctctccaaaGGTTCAATTTCCTGAAAGCTCTCCCATCCTTCATCCCAATCATCGCTCCAGCTATTTTCTGCATTAGATAATTCTGGAGAGGCTTCCTCTTCTTTCTTAATCATGAAAAGCCCTTCCCACTCTTCCAAAATGACTACCAAAACATCGAGATGAGGATCTGCATTGGCAATGGCACACAATTTTAAGAAGCAAGAAACTGCCGTATCAACACTTGATAGGTCATCGGGGGTGATTTCAAAGCCAGGAGAAATGGCTGCCATAAGTTGAGATGATCTCAGGGCAACTAAAGTACTTGTAAACCTGCTGGAAGTATCTATTTGCTCGGGCAACCCATCATTTGAAGTAATTTGGCTCTTGTTATTAGCACATAGTGACTCATCCCACCCTACCCATGGATGAACATTTAGCTGCAGCTCAGAAGATAAACCCTTCACACTTTTACCAGCGATAAATTGCATAAGCTCTAAGACATGAACTCGAACATTACTAGCTAGCAGCAAATCTTCAGAGAATCTGGCAAGTCTTTCCCAAACTGCACACCTGACTTTCTTTAACTCGTTGAAATCACCCTCTAAATTGCTCAGGGATGATATCAACTGATATAATTTCTGGTGTTCCCGAGATCCATTAGCCAAATCCTGTAAAATTGGTTCTAGCACTTTTAAATAAAGATGGGAAAGATTCTGGAACTCAGTTTCAGCTGACGCAGTTACAGTGGTTGCATGGTGTTGCAGTGCTTCAACAAATACTTCTGAAATAGTGGCGAAACCACAGCCAGAAAATATCATAGCTCTGCAGaaagtgaaaatgtctctagaAGGGTCACTGATTAAACCATTTTTGACATAGTCAACAATGGTGCTCCAGCTCTGACTAGGAGAAACAGAGTCCTCCATTACCAACTTCATGAAAACCTTTAAACAACTCATTAAGCAACCTGGGTGGAACTTGATTTTCTCTACAGAAATCTCAGCGGAAGCAAATTCTTGCATTTCTTCAGTCAACCTGATCCAGAAATTCAAAAGGAAGATCAAGCAGTCTTGCCATGTCGAGTTATCAGGTAGATTCTCATATGCACCATCTGGAGGTAAGATTACAATGAAATATTGCTTCATAATATCCAATGCCTCTGAAGGTTCTAAGAGTATAATATGTTTTCTACACAAGTCATATATATGCTCAAGTTCACTGCTTGTGTTCAGAAAAGTTTCAGGGTTCTTAGTGCTAAACTCTGTTCTAAATCTATCATTCAATTTTGTCAATAAACGCAGTATATAATGTTTGTGGACATCCTGCCACGATATGAGACCCTCAGGCACTGGATCCCTGTAGACACTGACCAGAGTCTTTACCATTTCAGACAAAGCTTCCAAGCTAAATTCATTGGTATGAGCATAGACTTCACTACTGAAACACTGCAGATTCAAACCACCTAATCCAGTAATATTTTTGAAGTTCAGGTCTTTCACAAAGGAAATTCTTTTACATTCTTGCTCAATAACCTTGTAATAATGAACTAATCCCAAAGATAATGCATGTGTTTGATCCGAGAGTATCATTGGTAAAGGTTCTTTGCTTTCCTCTAACTTCTTATAGCAGTCAGAGAGGAGGCTATAGATGTAAGCAAGGCGGTGCTTATTACAACCATCAACTGCAGGGTATACGATCAATGATACGGTTTTGATAGTTTCAGCAGCATTATCAAGTATTTCTCCCTTAATTTCTGAGATCTCAGCCATGATGTCATCATTGGTCCAGATCTCAGAAATAAGGATTGAAGTTAAGTACCTGAGTATTacctgcaaaagaaaaaaaaaggtcatTTAATGGCTTAGAAGGGCATACCATAATAATCTACCATTTTGAGCTAAGAAACATATACATGCACGGCCACATACCTCAGCTCTGTTTAGGCCATAGGTATCAGCCATTCTCAAAGTATCCTTTAAAATGTGCTTCTTCTCCAATGTCAAAGATTCAATTAGAGAAAAAATGACACTCTCAATGTAACTGGCATCACCAGACAGAAAACGTGTAGTTTCAACCCCAGGAATTATTTGCTCTAAGAATCTAGAATGTTCTGTGACACGCTTTTTCTCTTCTAATTTTAGTTTCCATTCCCTCCAAAATGAGGATTGTACTGCATCGATCCTATTTATGTCATCTGAAAACAAGTAAAACAGAAAAAAGGAACATCATTGCATGAAAGTGCATGTAGGATAGTGCAAGCAAAATTATGTGGTCTGGTTTAAGCAGTTAACTACAGGAACTAAGTCTATTACCAGCATTAAGTGGCTTATTCTTTTCTCTAAACTTCCCGAGTAGCAGCTCTCTCCTCTGAGTAGGACCTTCACAATCAACTCCAGTATTATGTAATATGCTATAGGTCATTCCAACATTCATAATACTACATGTTTCGAGGTAGTTTTCCCTTGTTCTCAGCTGCTCTTCAATTACTTGTACACCACTAAAAGCATCCACAAGATTTAATAGGAAGGAACAACCAATGACATCTTCCTCTTCAGTAGCTGGCGGTTCTAAAATTGATTTTGCCAGAGAAGCAATCAAATCGTCTCTAGGAGCAAAACCATTCCTCGCCAACCAGGACAAAATAGTTATCACAGTTTGTGTTCTTACACTTACATATTGCTTCCCAGGAATCAAGCCAGAAGTAAATTTCTTACTGTAATCTTCTTTTCTAGTTAATTCAAGCAACCATGGAAGTTGTATTGCAGCAAAAGATAAAATCTTTCCATTTTCTTGCAAAATCAGATCCCAATTTGTTCCATTTTCAACAGGCAGATTTTTAGCAACAAGAGAAAGCGTATTTTTAATGCTACTGAAATGACTTTCTTGATCAGCACCATTAAACCCATCAGCCAGTTCAGATGAATTTTTCAGGTCGACAATATCTTGAATACTGTAACCTGGAAGTGAGATTACGGAGGAACCTTGAATGGAGAAATTCGGAGCATTGGTCCCTGTCAACGTCATCAAAGTCTCACACTGCCCTTGCATGTCTAAATCTTTCCATGCAAGGAGCAACTCACTAATTGACTCCTCATCACAATGGCTCAAAGCAAAACCCAGTAGCTGCTTTCGAGAACTAATGTCCATATTCTCAAAAGGACCCCTTGCTAGAGCAGCACATAAATCCCAAACAAGACCATGACCCTTTTTGGCCAGAACAAGGCAGAGATCAAAGGCCAACTGCAGATCACCTGAAACTGCAGCTTCCCTAGCAATAACTTCCTCCACAGCTGATATTTCATCCAAGGAGCTCAATCCAAGAAGTTTGGCAACCTCAATTAGTTCATCAACATGTAGATAAGCTCCAGCTTGACTTGTGACTgccattttaataatttccattgGATCTTTTATTTGCCTAAATTGCACTGGTAGAAGAGTCACTCCAAGGTATGGAAGTTTAACAGTAAGTGCATCAATAATATCAGCCTCTGCTTTAACATTTCTGCTACTTGGAAATAAGTTCAGGCATTCCTTAGCCTTCCAGATCTGAAACAAGTTAAAGCAACACAATCAATTTTTTGTTTTCtgaatgaaaaacaaaaagaaaaaacagtATATTTCATTCCTTTTGACATCATTGAACCACAATATGAATTTATGCTGTCATCATTGAATCA from Gossypium hirsutum isolate 1008001.06 chromosome D12, Gossypium_hirsutum_v2.1, whole genome shotgun sequence includes these protein-coding regions:
- the LOC107947205 gene encoding MAG2-interacting protein 2 isoform X1, which translates into the protein MEESVREVLFEARHHASRPFTSNYPPLPLQQSSEADKGGFLSFLSSRGVSQLKEKLVGNKNPKKIKKPVSLIVSPRGERVAVAAGNQVTILRKEDDYQEPFGIFTSHSIISCTCGAWSESHDILGIVDDADVVYFIKANGEEITRITTRHLKVSSKVIGLIAPDESDVKQSFLCSFTVLTSDGAFHQIEISQEPSASISSSTINSGLALKKQFPRNVFCFDYCPELSLLVVVGSAGGNSITADRKSGSCYLSLWRKGQDLVLEPVASTQFEGLYGEQQGYAAHLAYPKVLISRQGNYIATLDMNGCLHIFKLDKESCLVTSFAFRVRTNSQVTDELLNGCSEILADIVDFTWWSDHILTLGKRNGFVTMLDILSGLKLIENEPIYSQPVVERVQQFEGYLFVLESLSSENEFDLSNSNRITHDLNQREETSENGSNLSDISKLHWSLRSFSERSVPEMFKILIGSSKHQAALDFADRHGLDRDEVLKSQWLGSGQGINDIHAFLSNIKDKVFVLSECVNKVGSSEEVAKALLAFGLQLTNGYKFSESNSQESDEIWDFRMSRLQLLQFHDRLETLIGINMGRFSVQEYSKFRVMPMNEAAIALAETGKIGALNLLFKRHPYSLVHFMLDILAAIPETIPVQTYAQLLPGKSPPASTAMREEDWVECDKMVSFINKLPENHDIGSQIRTEPVVKRLLGFFWPSTDDLAVWYKNRARDIDSYSGLLDNCLCLIDFACQKGVYGLKQFHEDISYLHQLVYADNDGEISTSMSLVAWEQLSDYEKFRTMLQRCKEENVVESLRNKAIPFMHKRSHSVTLATQQHTADGHSEVDHTKGESFLVRWLKVISLANKLDLCLMVIEEGCRELQSCGFFKNEVEVVDCALQCVYLFTVTDRWSTMSAILSKLPHKQDSEICIGILDQRCKVAEGHIEAGRLLAFYQVPKPMNFFLEAHSDEKGVKQIIRLILSKFIRRQPGRSDNEWANMWRDMLCLQEKAFPFLDLEYLLTEFCRGLLKAGKFSLARSYLRGTSSASLATEKAENLVIQAAREYFFSASSLSCSEIWKAKECLNLFPSSRNVKAEADIIDALTVKLPYLGVTLLPVQFRQIKDPMEIIKMAVTSQAGAYLHVDELIEVAKLLGLSSLDEISAVEEVIAREAAVSGDLQLAFDLCLVLAKKGHGLVWDLCAALARGPFENMDISSRKQLLGFALSHCDEESISELLLAWKDLDMQGQCETLMTLTGTNAPNFSIQGSSVISLPGYSIQDIVDLKNSSELADGFNGADQESHFSSIKNTLSLVAKNLPVENGTNWDLILQENGKILSFAAIQLPWLLELTRKEDYSKKFTSGLIPGKQYVSVRTQTVITILSWLARNGFAPRDDLIASLAKSILEPPATEEEDVIGCSFLLNLVDAFSGVQVIEEQLRTRENYLETCSIMNVGMTYSILHNTGVDCEGPTQRRELLLGKFREKNKPLNADDINRIDAVQSSFWREWKLKLEEKKRVTEHSRFLEQIIPGVETTRFLSGDASYIESVIFSLIESLTLEKKHILKDTLRMADTYGLNRAEVILRYLTSILISEIWTNDDIMAEISEIKGEILDNAAETIKTVSLIVYPAVDGCNKHRLAYIYSLLSDCYKKLEESKEPLPMILSDQTHALSLGLVHYYKVIEQECKRISFVKDLNFKNITGLGGLNLQCFSSEVYAHTNEFSLEALSEMVKTLVSVYRDPVPEGLISWQDVHKHYILRLLTKLNDRFRTEFSTKNPETFLNTSSELEHIYDLCRKHIILLEPSEALDIMKQYFIVILPPDGAYENLPDNSTWQDCLIFLLNFWIRLTEEMQEFASAEISVEKIKFHPGCLMSCLKVFMKLVMEDSVSPSQSWSTIVDYVKNGLISDPSRDIFTFCRAMIFSGCGFATISEVFVEALQHHATTVTASAETEFQNLSHLYLKVLEPILQDLANGSREHQKLYQLISSLSNLEGDFNELKKVRCAVWERLARFSEDLLLASNVRVHVLELMQFIAGKSVKGLSSELQLNVHPWVGWDESLCANNKSQITSNDGLPEQIDTSSRFTSTLVALRSSQLMAAISPGFEITPDDLSSVDTAVSCFLKLCAIANADPHLDVLVVILEEWEGLFMIKKEEEASPELSNAENSWSDDWDEGWESFQEIEPLEREKKGDSLLIHPLHESWTEIFKLLIKASRVKDVLKLIDQSISKPGGVLLDEGDARNLNDIVLGMDCFMASKMMLLLPYDGLQVESLTALENKMKQGTSDIANDHEFLTLILSSGILSTVINKSSFGTIFSYVCYLVGNFSHQFQEAQLPKLRKEGSNEHGNTKGDILFLFARILFPTFILELVKADQLILAGFMITKFMHTNASFRLINIAEASLRRYLERQFQVQEHNKIDETSCYEPLKNTVSSLRDKLGNSLQSALSLLPKNESNR
- the LOC107947205 gene encoding MAG2-interacting protein 2 isoform X2, yielding MEESVREVLFEARHHASRPFTSNYPPLPLQQSSEADKGGFLSFLSSRGVSQLKEKLVGNKNPKKIKKPVSLIVSPRGERVAVAAGNQVTILRKEDDYQEPFGIFTSHSIISCTCGAWSESHDILGIVDDADVVYFIKANGEEITRITTRHLKVSSKVIGLIAPDESDVKQSFFFTVLTSDGAFHQIEISQEPSASISSSTINSGLALKKQFPRNVFCFDYCPELSLLVVVGSAGGNSITADRKSGSCYLSLWRKGQDLVLEPVASTQFEGLYGEQQGYAAHLAYPKVLISRQGNYIATLDMNGCLHIFKLDKESCLVTSFAFRVRTNSQVTDELLNGCSEILADIVDFTWWSDHILTLGKRNGFVTMLDILSGLKLIENEPIYSQPVVERVQQFEGYLFVLESLSSENEFDLSNSNRITHDLNQREETSENGSNLSDISKLHWSLRSFSERSVPEMFKILIGSSKHQAALDFADRHGLDRDEVLKSQWLGSGQGINDIHAFLSNIKDKVFVLSECVNKVGSSEEVAKALLAFGLQLTNGYKFSESNSQESDEIWDFRMSRLQLLQFHDRLETLIGINMGRFSVQEYSKFRVMPMNEAAIALAETGKIGALNLLFKRHPYSLVHFMLDILAAIPETIPVQTYAQLLPGKSPPASTAMREEDWVECDKMVSFINKLPENHDIGSQIRTEPVVKRLLGFFWPSTDDLAVWYKNRARDIDSYSGLLDNCLCLIDFACQKGVYGLKQFHEDISYLHQLVYADNDGEISTSMSLVAWEQLSDYEKFRTMLQRCKEENVVESLRNKAIPFMHKRSHSVTLATQQHTADGHSEVDHTKGESFLVRWLKVISLANKLDLCLMVIEEGCRELQSCGFFKNEVEVVDCALQCVYLFTVTDRWSTMSAILSKLPHKQDSEICIGILDQRCKVAEGHIEAGRLLAFYQVPKPMNFFLEAHSDEKGVKQIIRLILSKFIRRQPGRSDNEWANMWRDMLCLQEKAFPFLDLEYLLTEFCRGLLKAGKFSLARSYLRGTSSASLATEKAENLVIQAAREYFFSASSLSCSEIWKAKECLNLFPSSRNVKAEADIIDALTVKLPYLGVTLLPVQFRQIKDPMEIIKMAVTSQAGAYLHVDELIEVAKLLGLSSLDEISAVEEVIAREAAVSGDLQLAFDLCLVLAKKGHGLVWDLCAALARGPFENMDISSRKQLLGFALSHCDEESISELLLAWKDLDMQGQCETLMTLTGTNAPNFSIQGSSVISLPGYSIQDIVDLKNSSELADGFNGADQESHFSSIKNTLSLVAKNLPVENGTNWDLILQENGKILSFAAIQLPWLLELTRKEDYSKKFTSGLIPGKQYVSVRTQTVITILSWLARNGFAPRDDLIASLAKSILEPPATEEEDVIGCSFLLNLVDAFSGVQVIEEQLRTRENYLETCSIMNVGMTYSILHNTGVDCEGPTQRRELLLGKFREKNKPLNADDINRIDAVQSSFWREWKLKLEEKKRVTEHSRFLEQIIPGVETTRFLSGDASYIESVIFSLIESLTLEKKHILKDTLRMADTYGLNRAEVILRYLTSILISEIWTNDDIMAEISEIKGEILDNAAETIKTVSLIVYPAVDGCNKHRLAYIYSLLSDCYKKLEESKEPLPMILSDQTHALSLGLVHYYKVIEQECKRISFVKDLNFKNITGLGGLNLQCFSSEVYAHTNEFSLEALSEMVKTLVSVYRDPVPEGLISWQDVHKHYILRLLTKLNDRFRTEFSTKNPETFLNTSSELEHIYDLCRKHIILLEPSEALDIMKQYFIVILPPDGAYENLPDNSTWQDCLIFLLNFWIRLTEEMQEFASAEISVEKIKFHPGCLMSCLKVFMKLVMEDSVSPSQSWSTIVDYVKNGLISDPSRDIFTFCRAMIFSGCGFATISEVFVEALQHHATTVTASAETEFQNLSHLYLKVLEPILQDLANGSREHQKLYQLISSLSNLEGDFNELKKVRCAVWERLARFSEDLLLASNVRVHVLELMQFIAGKSVKGLSSELQLNVHPWVGWDESLCANNKSQITSNDGLPEQIDTSSRFTSTLVALRSSQLMAAISPGFEITPDDLSSVDTAVSCFLKLCAIANADPHLDVLVVILEEWEGLFMIKKEEEASPELSNAENSWSDDWDEGWESFQEIEPLEREKKGDSLLIHPLHESWTEIFKLLIKASRVKDVLKLIDQSISKPGGVLLDEGDARNLNDIVLGMDCFMASKMMLLLPYDGLQVESLTALENKMKQGTSDIANDHEFLTLILSSGILSTVINKSSFGTIFSYVCYLVGNFSHQFQEAQLPKLRKEGSNEHGNTKGDILFLFARILFPTFILELVKADQLILAGFMITKFMHTNASFRLINIAEASLRRYLERQFQVQEHNKIDETSCYEPLKNTVSSLRDKLGNSLQSALSLLPKNESNR